CCCAAGCATTCGGCTCCCAACCCGTCCATGCCCCGATAAGAAATTTATTTTTCACCAGGATTTCACGAAGGGCATCAGCTACGGAGTCGCGGTTCGTGTGACCGTTCTTTTTATAAGCCTCTAAAAAATGCGCCACGTTGCGAGAGATATCAAGACCATGCTCGACTTCCAAACGCATTTCTGTCGCGTAAGCGCGGGCTGTTGCAACGGTTTTATCTGTCGCCGCTTTTTTCGCGGTTTCATGTCCTTTGCGCGCCATTAAAAAAGTCATCGTGCCTAATACAAGAAGCGCGATAAGAATAATGGGAACTGCAAGTTTCACTTGAATGGAGCGATGTTTCGTCATTGCCTGTCCTTTATGTGCCATAGTTTCAATGAGTTACTTCGGCAAAAAAGCGAACAATGTTTAATGTTCCAACCATTAAGGAATTATTCTGGACTCGACCAAATTCCGGAAGAACGCTCAAGCACGTCCAAATCCAAGGCGGAAGGAGGAAGCCGTATTTAAAAGTACGGCGACGACGCCTAACGCAGGAGTTGGGCGTGATCGAGCGTTCTTTAGCCTTTTTCTTGTTGGGCCATGGTTTGGTAGAAGATATCGATCAGAGGTTTGTTCTCGGAATTCTTTTTACTATAGAACATCAGGTCGATTTCATAGTGCAGATCCTTGACATAGACGCGATTCAAACGCCCTGAACGCACTTGTTTTTTTATTGAATGCGCCGGCAAGAACCCCCAACCTAACCCCGCTTCGATAACACGTTTCAGTGTTCCTACGTTGGCAGATTCAAAGATGGACGGCACCTGGAGGCTGTTCGCCTTCATTTTTTCATTCACAAGATGCGTGAAACCGGGGAACTCCTCTGTGAAGTTCACCAATGCAAAGGCGCCGATATCTTTAAAAGAAATTTGCTGCGGCATCTTTTCGTCTTTACTGGAGCCGACAAGCCACATCTCCTCTTTAACCAAAAATTTCGCATCGGAGTTTTCTAGTTCCGTCGCGAACTCGGTCTTCACATCCGGCAGAATCAGAATATCGTACTGGCCTTTTTTGAAACTTTTAATGAGTTCATCGCCGCGGTCGTAATCAATCTTCAACATGAGATCGGGATTATGGCGCATCAAGCGACCAACGATGGGACTCATCAAGTGCAGTCCTAAAGAGTTGAGCGTTCCAATGCGCAACTGCCCTTTCATTTGATTGCCGATGGATTTGATCGCGATTTCCGCTTGCTGAGTCAGATTGATAATTTTTTTAGCGTACTCATAAAGAACTTCACCCTGCGGCGTCGCCTTGATCTGACGTACACCGCGCACAAGCAGCTCAACACCTAGATCTTCCTCTAGGTTCCGGATCTGCTGGCTCACCGCCGGCTGAGTAAGATAAAGCTTGTCTGCCGCTGCAGTCATGCTTCCCTCGCTGATGACAGTCACAAAGGTCGTCAGTTGATAAAGATTCTTCACAGAAAAATTCTCCTTTGCTCTTTGATCCGAAGGTAAATTGTTATTATACTTAACGCATTACCAACTAAGAGGTCAGCATGAAGTCTCAAATTTTCGCATCACTCGCTGTTATTCTACTCAGTTTTAGCGCCCATGCAAAAGTCTTTCGTAATGCTTATATAGCATTCGAAATGCCAGAGACTTGGAAGTGCAATCTGGAACAAACCGAGTGGGTCTGTCGTTCTGAACAAACAAAAGAAGCTAAAGAAGCCATTATCATTCTTACAGCCAAAGAAGTGGGCCCCACAGACACCTTCGCCCTTTACGAATCTCACTTGAACTCTCCTATCACGATCAACCTTAAAGGCGGCGGCGTGAGCGAGTCGAAAATCGTTTATAAAGCGAAGAGCGTACAAATCAATGACCAGACATGGGTGGACTCTTTGCACTTGGGTTCGGAAGTCCCGAACTACTTCACTCGTTATCTAGCGACAATCAAAGACAAAATCGCGATTCTTGTGACGTTCAGCGCGCACAAACAATACTACACGAAGTACAGTCAGGACTTCTTTAAAGCCGTCATGAGCTTGCGTGTGATCGCTTCAAAAAATCTGACTTTAAAACCCGAGTTGGGACCAATCCGCCCTGGATCTGAAACTTTGGGTGCTCCGATCAGTTCTGCGATGCCTGCAGATATGCTTCAAGGCGATGGCACTGAAGGCGGAGGTAACAAGAATAAGAACCTTCTTTTAGGCGGAGCTCTTCTTCTGGCCGCTTTGGGCGCCTTTATCTTTCTTAAAGCGCGTAAAAGACGAAAGTAATTCCTTAGAAACTCTAAGGGCGCACGATCTGTGCGCCCTTTTTTTATTTTCCGGCTAAACAAAATTCGAACAATTGCAGAATCTTAAGATACAGCGAAAAGATGGTTATGTTACGTTGCGCGCATGTTGAGCATTCGTGCTTTTCTTACTGCGCTTCTAATAGTGCTTTTCTGTCTTGCGGGGCAGGCACATAAGATCCTGGTTGAGGACAGTTGGCCGCCCTTTGCATTTAAGAAGGACAATTTTCCGGTCGGTCTTTCCGTGGACCTGGTTTCAGAAGCATTTTTCCTGGCTGGGGAACCTCTTGAGCTGATGCAAGTCCCCTATCCCCGCTGTATCGCTCTTACAGCCAACGGAAAATACCCTGCTTGTTTTAATTCTGCCTACAGTGCCGAGATGAAAGAGTTTTTGTTCCCCAAAGAGCCGCTTTTCAAAAGCCGCGGCTTGATTGTTTTTAATATTCAAAAAAAGGAAAACCACGTTCATAGCTTAAAAGACCTTGAAGGCAAACAGGTGGCCCTTCCGACGGGATTTCCCTTCGGTACAGCTTTCGACGAAAACAAAAAAATTCTGAAAGTCTTTACAGCGAATGACTTTAACAGTTTACGTATGGTTCACACCCAAAGGATTTCCTTCGCCGCCGTGGATGAATTCGTTCTTTATTATTATTTGAAACATCATCCGGAGTTCAGAAAAACGTTGCGCATCACTTTGCATCTCAGTGAAGAGCCCATCTTTGTGCACTTTGCGAAAAACTCGGAAGGAAAAGTTCTTTTGCGGAAATTCGAAACCGGACTTATTAAACTTAAAAAGTCCGCTCGCTACAAAGAGATTCTGGAAAAATGGGTCGGGAAAGAGGGCTTAAACAAGGTCGCCTTGAAATCTCCCCGCCAATAAAAAAAGGCGTACTTTCCGCACGCCCTTTTTGGTTTTTCGCCGATCTATTTTACTCTTTGAATTTCCGGCTTGTACTTTTCAAACTGCGGAATAATTTTCTCATCCCCGTAAACGACAACTTTGAAATTTGTCGGGCTGAGGTGCTTATTGATGCTGTTGTTGGCTTCTTTCACGCTGATACCTGCGACGTTTTTATTAAAATTCGTCAGGTAATCCACCGGAATTCCGTAAAAATCCAAAGCCAAAAGGTTGTAAGCCAAACGGTCGGCCGTTTCGATCGCACGCGGGAATTGACCAATCAATTGGTTTCTTGCACCTGCCAACTCCGCTTCCTGAGAACCTTTTGTGACGTAGTCGCTGACGACCTTCAACGTTTCTTCCAATGTTTTTCCTGCAGTTTCATTCTTTGTGAATGTCGAAACTTCGAAGCTGCCTTTTTCTTTTCTTACGTCAAAATAGGAATAGATCGAATACGTCAGGCCCAAATCATCGCGCACCTTCTGATTCAATCGGCTGGCAAAACTGCCGCCCAAGGCTTCATTGCTTAAACGCAAGCGAAGATAATCTTCGTCACTGCGGGCAATACCCAGTTGGGCGACACGCACTTGGGTCTGCTGGAGGCCTTTTTTAACGATCAGTTTCACTTTCAAACCGTCAATCGCCGGAGCGGCCTCTGCTGTCACGACAGGAATGGTTCTTTTTGTCCACTTCGAAAAAACTTCTTTCACTTTCTTTTCATAGTCTTCGTTGAAGTTTCCGACCACGGCCAAAGAAGCATTGTTAGGACGATAGAAAGTCAGATAATGCTTAATAACGTCTTGTTTCGTAATCGCTTTCAGACCTTCGGGAGTACCGTTGATATCTCTTCCATAAGGGTGCGCACCGAAAAGGTATTGGTCCATTTGGTCGTCTGCATACGAAGATGGATTGTCGATTTTCTTTTGCAAACCTGCGAGCATTTGCGAACGCAGACGCTGGATCTCGCCGTCTTTAAACGCCGGATTCATTGTCACGTCAGCGAATAAATCCAAAAGAAAATCAGAGCCGGTGATCAATGCGTCCGCATAGACCGTCGTCGCATCAGCGCCCGGAGTGATATCAATGCCCGAGC
This region of Bdellovibrio sp. 22V genomic DNA includes:
- a CDS encoding LysR family transcriptional regulator, encoding MKNLYQLTTFVTVISEGSMTAAADKLYLTQPAVSQQIRNLEEDLGVELLVRGVRQIKATPQGEVLYEYAKKIINLTQQAEIAIKSIGNQMKGQLRIGTLNSLGLHLMSPIVGRLMRHNPDLMLKIDYDRGDELIKSFKKGQYDILILPDVKTEFATELENSDAKFLVKEEMWLVGSSKDEKMPQQISFKDIGAFALVNFTEEFPGFTHLVNEKMKANSLQVPSIFESANVGTLKRVIEAGLGWGFLPAHSIKKQVRSGRLNRVYVKDLHYEIDLMFYSKKNSENKPLIDIFYQTMAQQEKG
- a CDS encoding transporter substrate-binding domain-containing protein yields the protein MLSIRAFLTALLIVLFCLAGQAHKILVEDSWPPFAFKKDNFPVGLSVDLVSEAFFLAGEPLELMQVPYPRCIALTANGKYPACFNSAYSAEMKEFLFPKEPLFKSRGLIVFNIQKKENHVHSLKDLEGKQVALPTGFPFGTAFDENKKILKVFTANDFNSLRMVHTQRISFAAVDEFVLYYYLKHHPEFRKTLRITLHLSEEPIFVHFAKNSEGKVLLRKFETGLIKLKKSARYKEILEKWVGKEGLNKVALKSPRQ
- a CDS encoding pitrilysin family protein — encoded protein: MKRISLAITLPLICSTFIACSSSSKKDIPAGYVSKGNGSFKLQPYKELSLDNGLKVFFIRDNSLPRVSLTLMLKTGSVQEPAAKAGLNALTSYLLEQGTQSRDAMRIADDFGQLGSGIDITPGADATTVYADALITGSDFLLDLFADVTMNPAFKDGEIQRLRSQMLAGLQKKIDNPSSYADDQMDQYLFGAHPYGRDINGTPEGLKAITKQDVIKHYLTFYRPNNASLAVVGNFNEDYEKKVKEVFSKWTKRTIPVVTAEAAPAIDGLKVKLIVKKGLQQTQVRVAQLGIARSDEDYLRLRLSNEALGGSFASRLNQKVRDDLGLTYSIYSYFDVRKEKGSFEVSTFTKNETAGKTLEETLKVVSDYVTKGSQEAELAGARNQLIGQFPRAIETADRLAYNLLALDFYGIPVDYLTNFNKNVAGISVKEANNSINKHLSPTNFKVVVYGDEKIIPQFEKYKPEIQRVK